One part of the Trichoplusia ni isolate ovarian cell line Hi5 chromosome 2, tn1, whole genome shotgun sequence genome encodes these proteins:
- the LOC113508408 gene encoding uncharacterized protein LOC113508408 isoform X5 — protein MSNTAAAEQPLPSFAKPIVRTARTSSSISKGLFPCEGPMGVRQNPWTPTKRRGPIAAEASSPGPAVVSLPSLIGKPPQESRRPRAPAFTFGQKLDPPGTTVKLGPGPASYNTEGMTAKAGRSAAPAASLHGRWPPPRVAPTPAPCDYEPIKAVRAVYDHAPAFSIGLRVAPPQPAGKTPAPNTYSMPPVLGEAKEGGKRAAPAYSITGRGKALESKGLQPGPGTYTTDKASTVLTKRPPAYTIAPRREQRPPTAAVPGPGVYCPEKGDRTTHRAKSTRSTFSRKMKLEKAEPIPAPNAYCPEKADRLLRAKSPAFSFGTKTEVIKIHNAPAPNVYSPEKSINALKNGPKYTLAGKGVCEKLEVTPGPNYYSPQKADKILHESSPSYTMRSKEVVEKFEQTPAPNVYAPEKSMHMLNGGPKYTISGKGVSSKMTVTPAPNSYSPEKADKVLHESSPAYSFRIKEQTVIRSESPAPNVYAPEKSIHMLDSTPKFTMGGKGHCDKIENTPAPNAYCPDKADKILHESSPAYSFRVKDNIKITDNTPGPNVYTPENSVNMFHSSPKYSMAGKGSTPKSDYVPAPNTYSLDKADKLLHESSPAYSFRPKTATDKPSDTPAPNNYDPHLLDGTPKFSMYGKGHDAKPFNTPGPNAYDPHLPDDAPKYSLAGKGHDPKHFNTPGPNAYDPHLPDDAPKYSLAGKGHDAKHFNTPGPNAYDPHLPDDAPKYSLAGKGHDAKHFNTPGPNAYDPHLPDDAPKYSLAGRGHDAKHFNTPGPNAYDPHLPDGTPRFTMSGRAPDSKISDVPAPNAYDPHLPDGTPKYSLGGRGHDLKPSDTPGPNSYDPHLPSNTPKFTISGKGPDAKISDVPAPNKYDPHYIDGTPKFTIAGKGLPGKIDNNPAPNAYNPEKSDKVLLESSPAYSFRIKHQLEKPSNTPGPNAYDPSKYDYMLDGAPKYTFGTKGPADKPLNYPAPNAYSPEKADNVLHEHAPSYTFRPKLDDGKTFNTPGPNAYNPEKANKEIYDHSPAYSLAPKGKDSKINDTPAPNVYSPEKADRILLDSAPRYSFRIKTNPHKPDDVPAPNSYNPDKADKVLLHNAPQYSFRIKTDNVKTVDTPAPNSYRIPSVLDTPVYTMSGRHKVPVDDRTRVPAPGTYSPEKVQINRTPQITFGIKHSPLLGQLRPLQPQRPSDRQVSPSTNTTKEVSSVQKTTVHQSNQVENVKNVNHQNVIDIHESSEIFNTGAHVTQIRHDNDVRSTTVSPDPIQHQETLTQEIVWVPEKPLRRGSYTIDKADGNGYSEHYEHSEIIPVENGVIRVAEKGEMGGNCTEERSNEVISREGFEQNIQKNVKNASAHEKKQAATEEVRTNTDVQKLANGGISKTTTTTTIRKVGTAARTANESTAVTRTATVLTSRDIGVK, from the exons ATGAGTAATACAGCAGCTGCAGAACAACCTTTACcg agcTTTGCGAAACCGATAGTAAGGACTGCTCGGACCTCGTCATCGATATCGAAGGGGCTCTTTCCGTGCGAGGGTCCGATGGGCGTACGGCAGAACCCGTGGACACCAACAAAACGCCGTGGGCCCATAGCTGCCGAAGCCTCCAGTCCCGGACCAGCGGTCGTGTCACTTCCTTCACTTATAG GTAAACCACCTCAAGAATCTCGCAGACCACGAGCTCCAGCTTTTACTTTTGGCCAAAAGCTGGATCCCCCTGGTACCACTGTCAAACTTGGGCCCGGACCAGCCTCATACAACACAGAAGGAATGACAGCCAAAG CAGGGCGCTCCGCGGCGCCCGCTGCGTCCCTGCACGGGCGTtggccgccgccgcgcgtcGCCCCGACACCGGCTCCGTGTGACTACGAGCCTATCAAAGCAGTCAGAGCCGTTTACGACCACGCTCCGGCCTTCTCCATCGGCCTCCGAGTAGCACCGCCGCAGCCCGCCGGCAAAACGCCAG CGCCAAACACATATTCTATGCCACCTGTTCTCGGCGAAGCCAAGGAGGGTGGTAAACGCGCTGCGCCGGCGTACAGCATCACCGGGCGTGGTAAAGCACTCGAGTCAAAGGGTCTACAGCCCGGCCCAGGGACCTACACCACTGACAAAGCTTCTACGGTGCTCACCAAGCGGCCTCCCGCTTACACTATCGCACCCAGAAGAGAACAGAGGCCTCCCACAGCCGCGGTACCAGGCCCTGGTGTTTATTGCCCTGAAAAG GGTGACAGAACAACCCATCGTGCGAAAAGTACAAGAAGCACATTCTCAAGAAAAATGAAACTCGAAAAAGCCGAACCAATTCCCGCACCTAATGCTTACTGTCCTGAAAAGGCAGATAGGTTACTAAGAGCAAAATCTCCAGCTTTCTCTTTTGGAACTAAAactgaagtaattaaaatacacaacGCACCTGCTCCTAATGTTTATTCACCAGAAAAATCTATCAACGCGCTTAAAAATGGGCCGAAATATACTTTAGCTGGCAAAGGTGTATGTGAAAAGTTGGAAGTAACCCCAGGTCCGAACTACTATAGCCCCCAGAAGGCTGATAAAATACTACATGAAAGTTCCCCGTCTTATACGATGCGATCGAAAGAAGTTGTTGAAAAATTTGAGCAAACACCAGCCCCAAACGTATATGCTCCTGAAAAGTCTATGCATATGTTGAACGGTGGACCCAAGTATACTATTTCTGGAAAGGGAGTGTCTTCCAAGATGACAGTAACCCCAGCGCCTAATAGTTACAGTCCTGAAAAGGCTGACAAAGTCCTGCATGAAAGTTCACCTGCTTATTCATTTAGAATTAAAGAACAAACAGTCATTCGAAGTGAATCTCCGGCACCAAATGTATACGCTCCAGAAAAATCCATCCATATGTTAGATAGTACTCCAAAATTCACCATGGGTGGTAAAGGTCACTGtgacaaaattgaaaatacacCCGCTCCTAATGCTTATTGCCCTGATAAAGCAGACAAAATCTTGCACGAATCATCTCCTGCTTATTCGTTTAGGgtaaaagataatataaaaataactgacAACACTCCTGGTCCTAACGTTTATACGCCAGAGAATTCTGTCAATATGTTTCATAGCTCTCCTAAGTACAGCATGGCGGGAAAAGGATCAACCCCAAAGTCCGATTACGTGCCGGCACCTAACACTTACAGCCTTGATAAGGCTGATAAGCTTCTTCACGAGTCTTCACCCGCTTATTCTTTTAGACCAAAGACTGCTACTGATAAACCTAGTGATACGCCAGCCCCAAATAACTACGACCCACACTTATTAGACGGTACGCCTAAATTTAGTATGTATGGCAAAGGCCACGACGCAAAACCTTTTAATACTCCAGGACCTAACGCTTACGATCCCCATCTACCTGATGATGCCCCAAAGTATTCTCTAGCTGGCAAAGGTCATGATcctaaacattttaatactcCAGGACCTAACGCTTACGATCCCCATCTGCCTGATGATGCCCCAAAGTATTCTCTAGCTGGCAAAGGTCATGATgccaaacattttaatactCCAGGACCTAACGCTTATGACCCCCATCTGCCTGATGATGCCCCAAAGTATTCTCTAGCTGGCAAAGGTCATGATgccaaacattttaatactCCAGGACCTAACGCTTACGACCCCCATCTGCCTGATGATGCCCCTAAGTATTCTCTAGCTGGAAGAGGCCATGATgccaaacattttaatactCCAGGACCTAACGCTTATGATCCTCATCTACCCGACGGCACGCCCAGATTTACTATGTCTGGAAGAGCGCCTGATAGTAAAATATCGGACGTACCTGCTCCAAATGCATACGACCCGCATTTACCTGATGGTACTCCTAAATATTCTTTAGGCGGAAGAGGGCATGATTTAAAACCGTCGGATACGCCTGGTCCCAACTCCTATGATCCCCATTTACCGTCTAATACTCCCAAATTTACAATCTCAGGTAAAGGACCTGACGCTAAGATCTCCGATGTTCCTGCCCCTAACAAATACGATCCTCATTACATAGATGGTACTCCTAAATTCACTATTGCTGGTAAAGGACTACCTGGGAAAATCGATAATAATCCCGCTCCTAATGCTTACAATCCTGAGAAAAGTGACAAAGTATTATTAGAAAGTTCCCCAGCGTATAGCTTTAGAATTAAACACCAATTAGAGAAACCCAGTAATACACCCGGACCAAACGCCTATGACCCCAGCAAATATGATTACATGTTAGATGGTGCACCTAAATACACTTTTGGAACAAAAGGTCCCGCTGACAAACCATTAAACTATCCAGCTCCTAACGCATACAGTCCAGAAAAAGCTGACAATGTTCTTCATGAACACGCTCCTTCGTATACATTCCGGCCAAAATTAGATGATGGCAAAACATTTAACACACCTGGCCCCAATGCTTATAACCCAGAAAAGGCCAACAAAGAAATTTACGACCATTCCCCCGCTTATTCTTTAGCTCCTAAAGGCAAAGACTCTAAAATAAATGACACTCCAGCTCCTAACGTGTATAGTCCCGAAAAAGCCGACAGGATTCTTCTGGACAGTGCACCAAGATATTCGTTCAGAATAAAGACCAATCCTCACAAGCCAGATGATGTTCCTGCACCAAACAGTTACAACCCGGATAAAGCTGATAAAGTATTGTTGCACAATGCGCCTCAATATTCATTCAGGATCAAAACTGATAACGTCAAAACCGTTGATACTCCAG CTCCGAATTCGTACCGCATTCCGTCTGTATTGGATACTCCGGTATACACGATGTCTGGAAGGCACAAGGTACCTGTAGATGATCGCACGCGAGTTCCCGCGCCTGGCACCTACTCCCCTGAAAAG GTGCAGATTAACAGAACGCCGCAAATTACCTTTGGTATCAAACACTCGCCTTTATTGGGGCAGCTAAGACCACTACAGCCTCAGCGCCCGTCCGACAGACAAGTCTCACCATCAACAAATACCACTAAGGAAGTCTCCTCTGTTCAAAAGACAACAGTTCATCAGAGCAACCAAGTCGAGAATGTCAAGAACGTAAACCatcaaaatgtaattgataTTCATGAGTCAAGTGAAATCTTTAACACTGGAGCTCATGTGACTCAAATTAGACACGATAATGATGTCAGAAGCACAACGGTTTCTCCCGATCCAATCCAACACCAAGAAACTCTAACCCAAGAAATTGTTTGGGTTCCGGAGAAGCCATTACGTCGTGGGTCTTACACCATCGATAAAGCCGATGGAAATGGATACTCTGAACATTATGAGCACAGTGAGATTATTCCCGTAGAGAACGGAGTAATAAGAGTAGCAGAAAAAGGAGAAATGGGCGGTAACTGCACAGAAGAAAGGAGCAATGAAGTGATCAGTCGTGAAGGATTCGAACAGAACATTCAAAAGAACGTTAAGAATGCATCTGCTCATGAAAAGAAGCAAGCAGCTACTGAGGAAGTGCGAACAAACACTGACGTCCAGAAACTTGCCAACGGTGGTATTTCTAAAACAACGACTACAACTACGATTAGGAAAGTGGGGACTGCCGCTAGAACCGCTAACGAGTCCACTGCAGTGACTCGCACCGCCACTGTGCTGACGTCACGAGACATTGGCGTCAAATAA
- the LOC113508408 gene encoding uncharacterized protein LOC113508408 isoform X6 has product MTAKAGRSAAPAASLHGRWPPPRVAPTPAPCDYEPIKAVRAVYDHAPAFSIGLRVAPPQPAGKTPAPNTYSMPPVLGEAKEGGKRAAPAYSITGRGKALESKGLQPGPGTYTTDKASTVLTKRPPAYTIAPRREQRPPTAAVPGPGVYCPEKGDRTTHRAKSTRSTFSRKMKLEKAEPIPAPNAYCPEKADRLLRAKSPAFSFGTKTEVIKIHNAPAPNVYSPEKSINALKNGPKYTLAGKGVCEKLEVTPGPNYYSPQKADKILHESSPSYTMRSKEVVEKFEQTPAPNVYAPEKSMHMLNGGPKYTISGKGVSSKMTVTPAPNSYSPEKADKVLHESSPAYSFRIKEQTVIRSESPAPNVYAPEKSIHMLDSTPKFTMGGKGHCDKIENTPAPNAYCPDKADKILHESSPAYSFRVKDNIKITDNTPGPNVYTPENSVNMFHSSPKYSMAGKGSTPKSDYVPAPNTYSLDKADKLLHESSPAYSFRPKTATDKPSDTPAPNNYDPHLLDGTPKFSMYGKGHDAKPFNTPGPNAYDPHLPDDAPKYSLAGKGHDPKHFNTPGPNAYDPHLPDDAPKYSLAGKGHDAKHFNTPGPNAYDPHLPDDAPKYSLAGKGHDAKHFNTPGPNAYDPHLPDDAPKYSLAGRGHDAKHFNTPGPNAYDPHLPDGTPRFTMSGRAPDSKISDVPAPNAYDPHLPDGTPKYSLGGRGHDLKPSDTPGPNSYDPHLPSNTPKFTISGKGPDAKISDVPAPNKYDPHYIDGTPKFTIAGKGLPGKIDNNPAPNAYNPEKSDKVLLESSPAYSFRIKHQLEKPSNTPGPNAYDPSKYDYMLDGAPKYTFGTKGPADKPLNYPAPNAYSPEKADNVLHEHAPSYTFRPKLDDGKTFNTPGPNAYNPEKANKEIYDHSPAYSLAPKGKDSKINDTPAPNVYSPEKADRILLDSAPRYSFRIKTNPHKPDDVPAPNSYNPDKADKVLLHNAPQYSFRIKTDNVKTVDTPAPNSYNIPTPVETPLYTISGRHKEPIDERLKVPAPGTYNPEKGYKFMLTYSPQHTFGIKIHTNKFADTPAPNSYRIPSVLDTPVYTMSGRHKVPVDDRTRVPAPGTYSPEKVQINRTPQITFGIKHSPLLGQLRPLQPQRPSDRQVSPSTNTTKEVSSVQKTTVHQSNQVENVKNVNHQNVIDIHESSEIFNTGAHVTQIRHDNDVRSTTVSPDPIQHQETLTQEIVWVPEKPLRRGSYTIDKADGNGYSEHYEHSEIIPVENGVIRVAEKGEMGGNCTEERSNEVISREGFEQNIQKNVKNASAHEKKQAATEEVRTNTDVQKLANGGISKTTTTTTIRKVGTAARTANESTAVTRTATVLTSRDIGVK; this is encoded by the exons ATGACAGCCAAAG CAGGGCGCTCCGCGGCGCCCGCTGCGTCCCTGCACGGGCGTtggccgccgccgcgcgtcGCCCCGACACCGGCTCCGTGTGACTACGAGCCTATCAAAGCAGTCAGAGCCGTTTACGACCACGCTCCGGCCTTCTCCATCGGCCTCCGAGTAGCACCGCCGCAGCCCGCCGGCAAAACGCCAG CGCCAAACACATATTCTATGCCACCTGTTCTCGGCGAAGCCAAGGAGGGTGGTAAACGCGCTGCGCCGGCGTACAGCATCACCGGGCGTGGTAAAGCACTCGAGTCAAAGGGTCTACAGCCCGGCCCAGGGACCTACACCACTGACAAAGCTTCTACGGTGCTCACCAAGCGGCCTCCCGCTTACACTATCGCACCCAGAAGAGAACAGAGGCCTCCCACAGCCGCGGTACCAGGCCCTGGTGTTTATTGCCCTGAAAAG GGTGACAGAACAACCCATCGTGCGAAAAGTACAAGAAGCACATTCTCAAGAAAAATGAAACTCGAAAAAGCCGAACCAATTCCCGCACCTAATGCTTACTGTCCTGAAAAGGCAGATAGGTTACTAAGAGCAAAATCTCCAGCTTTCTCTTTTGGAACTAAAactgaagtaattaaaatacacaacGCACCTGCTCCTAATGTTTATTCACCAGAAAAATCTATCAACGCGCTTAAAAATGGGCCGAAATATACTTTAGCTGGCAAAGGTGTATGTGAAAAGTTGGAAGTAACCCCAGGTCCGAACTACTATAGCCCCCAGAAGGCTGATAAAATACTACATGAAAGTTCCCCGTCTTATACGATGCGATCGAAAGAAGTTGTTGAAAAATTTGAGCAAACACCAGCCCCAAACGTATATGCTCCTGAAAAGTCTATGCATATGTTGAACGGTGGACCCAAGTATACTATTTCTGGAAAGGGAGTGTCTTCCAAGATGACAGTAACCCCAGCGCCTAATAGTTACAGTCCTGAAAAGGCTGACAAAGTCCTGCATGAAAGTTCACCTGCTTATTCATTTAGAATTAAAGAACAAACAGTCATTCGAAGTGAATCTCCGGCACCAAATGTATACGCTCCAGAAAAATCCATCCATATGTTAGATAGTACTCCAAAATTCACCATGGGTGGTAAAGGTCACTGtgacaaaattgaaaatacacCCGCTCCTAATGCTTATTGCCCTGATAAAGCAGACAAAATCTTGCACGAATCATCTCCTGCTTATTCGTTTAGGgtaaaagataatataaaaataactgacAACACTCCTGGTCCTAACGTTTATACGCCAGAGAATTCTGTCAATATGTTTCATAGCTCTCCTAAGTACAGCATGGCGGGAAAAGGATCAACCCCAAAGTCCGATTACGTGCCGGCACCTAACACTTACAGCCTTGATAAGGCTGATAAGCTTCTTCACGAGTCTTCACCCGCTTATTCTTTTAGACCAAAGACTGCTACTGATAAACCTAGTGATACGCCAGCCCCAAATAACTACGACCCACACTTATTAGACGGTACGCCTAAATTTAGTATGTATGGCAAAGGCCACGACGCAAAACCTTTTAATACTCCAGGACCTAACGCTTACGATCCCCATCTACCTGATGATGCCCCAAAGTATTCTCTAGCTGGCAAAGGTCATGATcctaaacattttaatactcCAGGACCTAACGCTTACGATCCCCATCTGCCTGATGATGCCCCAAAGTATTCTCTAGCTGGCAAAGGTCATGATgccaaacattttaatactCCAGGACCTAACGCTTATGACCCCCATCTGCCTGATGATGCCCCAAAGTATTCTCTAGCTGGCAAAGGTCATGATgccaaacattttaatactCCAGGACCTAACGCTTACGACCCCCATCTGCCTGATGATGCCCCTAAGTATTCTCTAGCTGGAAGAGGCCATGATgccaaacattttaatactCCAGGACCTAACGCTTATGATCCTCATCTACCCGACGGCACGCCCAGATTTACTATGTCTGGAAGAGCGCCTGATAGTAAAATATCGGACGTACCTGCTCCAAATGCATACGACCCGCATTTACCTGATGGTACTCCTAAATATTCTTTAGGCGGAAGAGGGCATGATTTAAAACCGTCGGATACGCCTGGTCCCAACTCCTATGATCCCCATTTACCGTCTAATACTCCCAAATTTACAATCTCAGGTAAAGGACCTGACGCTAAGATCTCCGATGTTCCTGCCCCTAACAAATACGATCCTCATTACATAGATGGTACTCCTAAATTCACTATTGCTGGTAAAGGACTACCTGGGAAAATCGATAATAATCCCGCTCCTAATGCTTACAATCCTGAGAAAAGTGACAAAGTATTATTAGAAAGTTCCCCAGCGTATAGCTTTAGAATTAAACACCAATTAGAGAAACCCAGTAATACACCCGGACCAAACGCCTATGACCCCAGCAAATATGATTACATGTTAGATGGTGCACCTAAATACACTTTTGGAACAAAAGGTCCCGCTGACAAACCATTAAACTATCCAGCTCCTAACGCATACAGTCCAGAAAAAGCTGACAATGTTCTTCATGAACACGCTCCTTCGTATACATTCCGGCCAAAATTAGATGATGGCAAAACATTTAACACACCTGGCCCCAATGCTTATAACCCAGAAAAGGCCAACAAAGAAATTTACGACCATTCCCCCGCTTATTCTTTAGCTCCTAAAGGCAAAGACTCTAAAATAAATGACACTCCAGCTCCTAACGTGTATAGTCCCGAAAAAGCCGACAGGATTCTTCTGGACAGTGCACCAAGATATTCGTTCAGAATAAAGACCAATCCTCACAAGCCAGATGATGTTCCTGCACCAAACAGTTACAACCCGGATAAAGCTGATAAAGTATTGTTGCACAATGCGCCTCAATATTCATTCAGGATCAAAACTGATAACGTCAAAACCGTTGATACTCCAG CACCGAATTCTTACAATATTCCAACGCCCGTTGAAACGCCTCTGTATACAATTTCGGGTAGACATAAGGAACCGATAGACGAGCGCCTGAAGGTTCCTGCTCCTGGAACATATAACCCTGAGAAGGGTTACAAGTTCATGTTGACTTATTCTCCTCAACATACATTcggtataaaaatacatacaaataaattcgCAGACACTCCTG CTCCGAATTCGTACCGCATTCCGTCTGTATTGGATACTCCGGTATACACGATGTCTGGAAGGCACAAGGTACCTGTAGATGATCGCACGCGAGTTCCCGCGCCTGGCACCTACTCCCCTGAAAAG GTGCAGATTAACAGAACGCCGCAAATTACCTTTGGTATCAAACACTCGCCTTTATTGGGGCAGCTAAGACCACTACAGCCTCAGCGCCCGTCCGACAGACAAGTCTCACCATCAACAAATACCACTAAGGAAGTCTCCTCTGTTCAAAAGACAACAGTTCATCAGAGCAACCAAGTCGAGAATGTCAAGAACGTAAACCatcaaaatgtaattgataTTCATGAGTCAAGTGAAATCTTTAACACTGGAGCTCATGTGACTCAAATTAGACACGATAATGATGTCAGAAGCACAACGGTTTCTCCCGATCCAATCCAACACCAAGAAACTCTAACCCAAGAAATTGTTTGGGTTCCGGAGAAGCCATTACGTCGTGGGTCTTACACCATCGATAAAGCCGATGGAAATGGATACTCTGAACATTATGAGCACAGTGAGATTATTCCCGTAGAGAACGGAGTAATAAGAGTAGCAGAAAAAGGAGAAATGGGCGGTAACTGCACAGAAGAAAGGAGCAATGAAGTGATCAGTCGTGAAGGATTCGAACAGAACATTCAAAAGAACGTTAAGAATGCATCTGCTCATGAAAAGAAGCAAGCAGCTACTGAGGAAGTGCGAACAAACACTGACGTCCAGAAACTTGCCAACGGTGGTATTTCTAAAACAACGACTACAACTACGATTAGGAAAGTGGGGACTGCCGCTAGAACCGCTAACGAGTCCACTGCAGTGACTCGCACCGCCACTGTGCTGACGTCACGAGACATTGGCGTCAAATAA